The Achromobacter deleyi region AGGCCCAGCATCATCATCGAGAAGTACTCGGCCGGACCGAACTTGAAGGCCACGTCCACCAGCATCGGCGAAAAGAGGATCATCGCCAGGATACCCACCGAGGCGCCGCAGAACGACGAGAACATCAGCATGAACAAGGCAGAGCCGGCCTTGCCGTTGCGCGCCAGCGGATTGCCGTCCAGGCAGGCCACCGCATGCGACGCGGTGCCCGGCAGGTTCAGCATGATGGAGGTGATGCCGCCGCCATACTGCGAGCCGTAGTAGATGCCGGACAGCATCACCAGCGCGGCCGTGGGCGTCATGGTGTAGGTCAGCGGCAGCAGGATGGAAATGGCGGCCAGCACGCCCATGCCCGGCAACACGCCGATCAGGTTGCCCATGAACACGCCGAAGATCGCCCACATCAGGTTGTCCAGCGCGAACGCGACGGAGAACCCATGCATCAGGTTATTGAAGATTTCCATGGATCAGCCCCAGCGGAACAGCGGAAACTGCAGCTGCAGCGCCCAGGAGAAAACGGCCACGCCCAGGATCGTCACGCCCACCGCAAGCAGGGCCGCGGTGCGCCAGGTGTGCTGGCGGTCGCCCATGGCGGAAATGAACACCAGCACGAACGTCGCGGGCACCAGGCCGCCGAACTTGCCGACCAGGATGAACGCGAGCAGGCCGCCGATGATGCAGCCCCAGCCGCGCCATTCGGGCGGCGGGATCTCTTCGGCGTCTTCCTCCGCCACGGCGGGCGAGGCTGCCATCTTCGCGATGATCAGGCCCAGCATGACCAGCAGCGCGCCCAGGATCGCGGGGAACATGCCCGGCCCCATGCGCGCCAGGCTGCCCAAGGTGTATGTGGATGCCTGCGCGATGGCGCCCAGGCCCAGCACGATCATCGTGCCCGCGGCCCACGCCTCGCGCCTGACGGCGCTGCGTTTTGATTGCATGGTCTAGTCCTCCCGTTGTTGTGCTGTTTTCTGACTGTCGTCTGAAAAACAGCTGACATTGCAATGAATGCGGGAGTCTAGAAATTCAAACTTCCGTTCACCTTTCAGGCAAAGCGGAAATGGCGCCGTGGCCCTTTTTTATCGCCAAATCGGGGGAAATCCCTAGGTTCTGCTCATGTCGCGGACCGCTGGCGCAGCGGACGAAAGCGGATCGCCATCACCGACAACACCACGCAGATCAGCGTCATCAGGATCCATGCCGGGGTCAGGTCCGCCAGACGCTGGCGCATCAGTCCCGCGGCAAACGGGAACAGCGCCGCGATCAGGTAGCCCACGCCCTGCACGAAGGACGCCAGGCGGCCGGCTTCGGCCGGCGTGCCCGCGTGGTCCATCGCCACGATCAGCGACAGCGGGAACAGCGCCCCGATGCCCAGCCCGGCCAGCACCGCCGCCGGCCACGCCAGCGCCGCGGGCGCGGCGATCCAGCCAACCAGGCCCAGGAACAGGGCGCCGATCGCCGTGAGCAAGGCCGGCCGCCGGTCGGGCAGCCGCCCGATGAAGCCTGACACCAGCAGGCCCGCTACGATTTCCGCCGCGGTCACGCCGCCCAGCAACTGGCCCGCCGCCAGCGGCGTCCATCCCAGTGCGGTGTAGTAGGGCGGCAACCACGCCAGCACCAGCGTATACGCGCCGGTGCCCAGGCCGAAGAACACCGACAGCAGCCAGACGCGGGACCGCGCCGTGCGCAGCGCGCCCGCTTTGGCCGGCTGGGCGGCGTACCGCGGCGCAGACGACAGGCGGGCCACGGCGATCCAGCAAGCCAGCGCCAATGCGGCGGGCCAGGCCCAGACGGCCAGCGCCCGCAGCCAGCCCGCGTGCTGGGCCAGGGCCGGCGTAGCGACACTGGCGACAGCCGCGCCGCCCATGATGGCCGTGGAATAGATGCCCATGACGCCGCTGCTGCCCCCGCCAAACCGGGTCTTGATGAAGATCGGCAGCAAGGCCTGTGTCATGGCGATGCCCAGCCCCGCGACGACGCCGGTCGCAAGCATGAGACTCGTCTGACCGGACCAGAGACGGGCGGCGGTGGCCGCCATGATCAGCGCCAGGCCGATGGCCACGCCTTGCTGCTCGCTCATCAGGCGGCGCAGCGGCGCCACGCCCAGCGCGCCCAGTCCCATGACGAACACGGGCAGCGCGGTAAGCAGTCCCGCCGTGCCATCGGACATGTGAGTTGCCGCCTGCACCAGGTCAAGAAGCGGTGGTACGGAAGCCAGGACGGGGCGCAGGTTCAGGCCCACGAGGATGATGGCGAACATCCGCCATGCGTTCAAACGAAAAGAGGACACGGTTGCTCCAGGCCGAAAGACCGGCGGCATGCCGGACGATTCGGTAAACTATCTCCACATCAAGATATTTGGATTTTATCTTGACGTCAAGATAATTGGAGAATGCCGTGGATAGAGCAAGCCGTGCCGTGGAGCAATGGAATCGCGAACGCCCCGACCTGGACGTGTCGACCATGCGCGTGCTGGGCCGCCTGGGCGAATGCGCGCTCGTGATCACCAGGGACCGGATCAATCCGTTGTTCGCGCAATTCGGGCTGCAGCCCGGTGAATTCGACGTGCTGGCGACGCTGCGCCGCAGCGGCAAGCCCTACGCGCTGACGCCCACCGCGCTGTACGAGGACGCCATGATCTCGTCGGGCAGCATGACCAACCGCATCGACCGGCTGGAGAAGGCCGGGCTGGTCGCCCGCAAGGCGAATCCCGACGACGGGCGCGCCACCCTGGTCATGCTGACCAGGCAAGGGATCAAGCTCATCGATGAGGCGGTGGTGGCGCACCTGCGCAACCAGGCGGAGGTGCTGTCGCCCCTGGATGCCGCCGAGCAGGAACAGCTGAGCAGCCTGCTCGGCAAACTGCTCAAAGCCTACGAGGAGTAGGCCAGCCGCTCTACAAGCCCAGGTCCGACAGTCCGGGATGGTCATCCGGACGGCGGCCCAGCGGCCAGCGGAACTTGCGGTCCGTCTCCTTGATGGGCAGGTCGTTGATGCAGGCGTAGCGGTTGATCATCAGGCCGTCTTCGCCGAACTCCCAGTTCTCATTGCCGTACGAGCGGAACCAATTGCCGGAATCGTCATGCCATTCATAGGCATAGCGCACCGCGATGCGGTTATCGGTGAACGCCCACAACTCCTTGATCAGCCGATAGTCCAGTTCACGCGCCCATTTGCGCGCCAGGAAGGCGCGCGCCTCGTCGCGGTTCTTCACGAACTCCGCGCGGTTGCGCCAATGGGTATCCAGGCTATAGGCCAGCGCCACCTTGTCGGGGTCGCGGCTGTTCCAGCCATCTTCGGCCAGGCGGACCTTCTGCACGGCGCTCTTGTGCGTGAAGGGGGGCAGGGGCGGGCGGACTTCAGTGGTCGATGTCATGGCGGGATCTCGTGTACAGGCGGGTGGAAGAGGCGGGTGAAAAATCCATGCGCGCGCGCATTCCGCTCAGGCGCCGGCGGCCAGCAGCGTGGTGGCAGCGACTTCGGCGCTGTCGGTAATGGACAGGTCGCCGGACACCATCGCCACGACGATCGCGCCGTCGATCAGCACCAGCAACTGGCGCGCGCGCTCCTGCGGCTGCGGCACGCCGGCGGCCTGCGCCAACGCCAGCACATGGGCCAGCAGCCGTT contains the following coding sequences:
- a CDS encoding tripartite tricarboxylate transporter TctB family protein, whose translation is MQSKRSAVRREAWAAGTMIVLGLGAIAQASTYTLGSLARMGPGMFPAILGALLVMLGLIIAKMAASPAVAEEDAEEIPPPEWRGWGCIIGGLLAFILVGKFGGLVPATFVLVFISAMGDRQHTWRTAALLAVGVTILGVAVFSWALQLQFPLFRWG
- a CDS encoding MFS transporter, yielding MPPVFRPGATVSSFRLNAWRMFAIILVGLNLRPVLASVPPLLDLVQAATHMSDGTAGLLTALPVFVMGLGALGVAPLRRLMSEQQGVAIGLALIMAATAARLWSGQTSLMLATGVVAGLGIAMTQALLPIFIKTRFGGGSSGVMGIYSTAIMGGAAVASVATPALAQHAGWLRALAVWAWPAALALACWIAVARLSSAPRYAAQPAKAGALRTARSRVWLLSVFFGLGTGAYTLVLAWLPPYYTALGWTPLAAGQLLGGVTAAEIVAGLLVSGFIGRLPDRRPALLTAIGALFLGLVGWIAAPAALAWPAAVLAGLGIGALFPLSLIVAMDHAGTPAEAGRLASFVQGVGYLIAALFPFAAGLMRQRLADLTPAWILMTLICVVLSVMAIRFRPLRQRSAT
- a CDS encoding MarR family winged helix-turn-helix transcriptional regulator encodes the protein MDRASRAVEQWNRERPDLDVSTMRVLGRLGECALVITRDRINPLFAQFGLQPGEFDVLATLRRSGKPYALTPTALYEDAMISSGSMTNRIDRLEKAGLVARKANPDDGRATLVMLTRQGIKLIDEAVVAHLRNQAEVLSPLDAAEQEQLSSLLGKLLKAYEE
- a CDS encoding DUF1348 family protein → MTSTTEVRPPLPPFTHKSAVQKVRLAEDGWNSRDPDKVALAYSLDTHWRNRAEFVKNRDEARAFLARKWARELDYRLIKELWAFTDNRIAVRYAYEWHDDSGNWFRSYGNENWEFGEDGLMINRYACINDLPIKETDRKFRWPLGRRPDDHPGLSDLGL